One Fusarium falciforme chromosome 1, complete sequence genomic window carries:
- a CDS encoding Lysophospholipase, translated as MYDSYTFSSIANDTEFAQARAPMPIIVAVERTSGQLQIADNSTIIEFNPWEMGSDDPGLAAFAPLRYVGSDFENGTIKRDGECTAGVDNAGFVMGTSSSLFNQAINNKLADIGEENRDIASWPNPFYKYNPRNNSNADSTVLTLVDGGEDLQNIPLHPLILSDRQVNIIFAIDGSADTKTRWPNGTALVATYQRSKEGVSTQNSEFPKVLDQNMFINLGLNKRPTFFGCDIDTNSSLGPLIIYLPNAPYTYQSNFTTFDLEYSHMERNEIIRN; from the exons ATGTATGATT CGTACACCTTCTCATCGATTGCCAATGACACCGAGTTCGCGCAGGCAAGGGCACCTATGCCAATTATCGTTGCGGTGGAGCGGACGTCGGGACAGCTTCAGATCGCGGACAATTCCACCATTATAGAATTCAACCCATGGGAAATGGGGTCCGACGATCCGGGACTTGCCGCTTTTGCGCCTCTGAGATATGTCGGCTCCGACTTCGAGAACGGTACCATCAAACGGGATGGAGAATGCACCGCTGGGGTCGATAACGCCGGGTTTGTCATGGGGACCTCATCGTCACTGTTTAACCAG GCCATAAACAACAAGCTAGCGGATATTGGCGAAGAGAATAGGGACATCGCCAGCTGGCCCAATCCATTCTACAAATACAATCCCAGGAACAACTCAAACGCAGACAGCACAGTCCTAACGCTCGTCGATGGTGGCGAGGACTTACAAAACATTCCCCTGCATCCATTGATCTTATCTGACCGACAAGTCAATATCATCTTTGCCATTGACGGCTCCGCTGACACTAAGACTCGCTGGCCGAACGGCACGGCCCTTGTGGCAACATATCAGAGATCCAAGGAGGGCGTCTCGACCCAAAATAGCGAGTTCCCAAAGGTTCTAGATCAAAACATGTTCATCAATCTGGGCCTAAACAAGCGTCCGACATTCTTCGGGTGCGACATAGACACCAACTCCTCGTTAGGCCCGCTGATTATCTATCTCCCCAACGCACCGTATACATATCAGTCCAACTTCACGACCTTTGACCTCGAATATAGTCATATGGAGCGGAACGAGATCATTCGCAACTGA
- a CDS encoding AMP-binding domain-containing protein: protein MREHAIGEEMFISQPTPRNRAYVLDREERPFSEGVSGLLWARAPSVSRSYVDLDSDTAEEFKLDPFVDGGPHMHNTGDIGRWRPDGSLETLGRVDDQVKAKGLRLEVDGVSALVASAPDVSRAAALLINGEIHAFASPRSCKVAVIAAHPQNRLSYFAVPAQIHLFEDRPVTANGKADSQELQTLAANRVKDGPIQLAGKGKRGDIDARIEMHSQTPISTLSIPAERRDLTQDLPHKKLVQSFRGFRHRVFIVYRTLFTLVCAMNLATLILVLVLRPGSQWLETIAATNLTTTVLARQDMVINVLFTIACSVPKRAPLWIRAHCAKIYHLGGVHSGAGSCAGAWLIISTIKDTICKRTRHDGQRIEFIARQAVSWLLCGLFCLLVGLAWPSFRKRHHDMFERFHRFAGWASLALLWVHAMLGINDTRPHSQTLGFTTVRCPQFWLLVAATCSIASSWLSLRKVPVDAEVLSDHAVRLHFNYTVPVNGSFTRVSQRPLLEWHSFATIAAPEASGSSKGFSVIVSNAGDWTRACIQKPPAKLWVRGIPTFGLMRIATLFNRLVCIATGSGIGPLLGHINHPSCPTQLIWSASRPEATFGREIIDLVREKIPDAIIYDTKIYGRPDLVRMGLNLALNFGAEAVIIIANEKITKKVVHEIESQGFPAYGAIWDS from the exons ATGCGCGAGCACGCTATTGGAGAGGAAATGTTCATTAGCCAGCCTACCCCGAGGAATAGGGCCTATGTCTTAGACCGGGAAGAAAGACCGTTCTCGGAGGGTGTTTCAGGACTGCTGTGGGCAAGAGCGCCCAGCGTGTCTCGAAGCTACGTTGATCTCGACAGCGACACAGCGGAGGAGTTTAAGCTGGATCCATTTGTAGATGGTGG GCCTCACATGCACAACACGGGAGACATTGGGCGTTGGCGCCCTGATGGTTCCCTCGAGACCCTCGGACGGGTTGATGATCAAGTCAAAGCCAAG GGGCTTCGTCTTGAGGTCGACGGCGTATCCGCATTGGTTGCGTCGGCTCCCGATGTGTCTCGGGCTGCGGCATTGTTGATTAACGGAGAAATCCACGCGTTCGCATCCCCACGAAGCTGCAAAGTCGCTGTCATTGCCGCTCACCCGCAGAACCGTCTGTCGTACTTTGCTGTCCCTGCTCAGATACACCTCTTTGAAGATCGGCCGGTAACAGCAAACGGAAAGGCTGATAGCCAGGAGCTTCAGACACTGGCCGCGAACAGGGTGAAGGATGGACCAATACAACTGGCAGGAAAGGGTAAAAGAGGCGACATAGACGCCCGGATCGAGATGCATTCGCAAACGCCCATTTCAACATTGTCCATCCCCGCTGAGAGGCGGGATCTCACCCAAGACCTGCCGCATAAAAAGTTGGTGCAGTCGTTCAGAGGCTTCAGGCACCGAGTTTTCATTGTTTATCGGACTCTATTTACTCTGGTGTGTGCCATGAACTTGGCGACTTTGAtacttgtccttgtccttagGCCCGGATCACAGTGGTTAGAGACGATAGCTGCTACCAATCTCACAACGACCGTTCTTGCGCGCCAGGACATGGTCATCAACGTCCTATTCACCATCGCCTGTTCAGTCCCCAAGCGAGCTCCGCTCTGGATTCGCGCTCATTGCGCCAAGATATATCACTTGGGCGGTGTTCACTCGGGAGCAGGTTCTTGCGCAGGCGCATGGCTCATCATCTCGACCATCAAGGACACAATCTGCAAGAGAACCCGTCACGACGGGCAGCGGATTGAGTTTATTGCGAGGCAGGCAGTATCATGGCTTCTCTGTGGACTATTCTGTTTATTGGTCGGTCTTGCCTGGCCCTCGTTCCGAAAGCGACACCACGACATGTTTGAACGGTTCCATCGATTTGCGGGATGGGCTTCGTTGGCCCTGCTCTGGGTGCATGCAATGCTAGGCATCAACGATACCCGGCCCCATAGTCAGACCCTCGGCTTTACGACGGTCAGGTGTCCCCAATTCTGGCTCTTGGTAGCTGCAACATGTAGCATTGCCTCTTCGTGGCTGTCTCTCCGCAAGGTCCCTGTTGACGCCGAGGTTCTCTCTGATCATGCGGTACGACTGCACTTCAACTACACCGTCCCGGTAAACGGAAGCTTCACGCGGGTCTCTCAGAGACCCCTCCTGGAATGGCACTCGTTCGCGACGATTGCTGCCCCGGAGGCTTCCGGTAGTTCCAAGGGGTTTTCTGTCATCGTTTCCAACGCAGGCGATTGGACCCGTGCCTGTATTCAGAAACCACCTGCGAAGCTTTGGGTGCGTGGTATTCCGACGTTTGGACTGATGCGCATCGCGACGCTCTTCAACCGCCTCGTGTGTATCGCCACAGGGTCAGGGATCGGGCCGTTGCTTGGACACATCAACCATCCGAGCTGTCCCACACAACTCATCTGGTCGGCATCACGGCCAGAGGCAACTTTTGGAAGGGAGATAATTGACCTTGTGCGAGAGAAGATTCCGGATGCCATCATCTACGACACTAAAATCTACGGACGGCCGGACCTCGTCCGCATGGGTTTGAACCTGGCACTGAACTTCGGCGCTGAGGCTGTGATTATTATCGCCAATGAGAAAATCACCAAGAAGGTCGTCCATGAGATCGAGTCCCAGGGGTTTCCAGCATATGGAGCTATCTGGGACAGCTGA
- a CDS encoding MARVEL domain-containing protein, with product MAHTGTAHKVISVILRLGEFACAVIVLGILSRFCYLISIPQAEADGRIIYAMVVAGIGIVYSFFFCPPFKSLFLGFPFDFILFVMWLVAYCLLQTRTGSHTCSARWYYDYWGYYWGRFWRVGPIGTVTIDGAGCAQWRTVLAFSFIAWFLHFTSGILGIYVFHTYIKLKETRRDIKHQAEKLTKGHPQAHGYEQRVEGQNGAANTQSTVPTTTV from the exons ATGGCACACACCGGTACTGCGCACAAAGTCATTTCTGTTATCCTCCGTCTTGGTGAATTTGCCTGCGCTGTGATTGTCCTTGGAATTCTCTCTCGCTTCTGTTATCTCATTAGCATCCCGCAGGCGGAAGCCGATGGACGGATCATCTATGCCATGGTCGTCGCGGGCATCGGTATTGTCTACTCGTTCTTTTTTTGTCCGCCATTCAAATCTCTCTTTTTGGGATTCCCATTTGACTTTATACTGTTTGTGATGTGGCTTGTGGCATACTGCCTGCTTCAGACC AGAACGGGTAGTCACACGTGCTCTGCACGCTGGTATTACGACTATTGGGGCTACTATTGGGGTCGTTTCTGGCGAGTCGGCCCCATTGGGACAGTGACCATCGATGGGGCGGGATGCGCGCAGTGGAGGACGGTCCTGGCCTTCTCATTCATCGCGTGGTTCCTCCACTTTACGAGTGGCATTCTC GGGATATATGTCTTCCATACTTacatcaagctcaaggagacaAGGCGCGATATTAAGCATCAGGCGGAAAAACTCACTAA AGGTCATCCTCAAGCGCACGGCTACGAGCAGAGAGTCGAAGGGCAGAATGGCGCGGCAAACACCCAGTCTACAGTGCCTACCACTACAGTATAA